The Methanolobus sp. WCC4 genome includes the window CCAAGAGTCAAATTACCGGAGTCACACATCGAATTAATAGGAGATACAACACATATATTTGAAGGATACTACAAAGGAAAAAAGATACTAGTTTTAGCGTTAGATGAAGACTTTGATGGTGATGTTGTTCAATCCATTGTCCAATCACAGGAAAACTCAAATCTAGAAGCTAGGGTTGAAGATTTAGAAAAACTAGTAAAAACACTAATAAGCGAACCAAAGAATTGTGGTGGGCCCGATGAGATTCGAACTCATGACCCCCGCCGTGTAAAGGCGATGTCATAACCGGCTAGACCACGGGCCCACGTTGTTTGCGAATGAAGTTGTTCGGTGGCGCTTTCGCCCTCGAGCAACCCCTAGATGTAACTAGTTGTATATAACCTTTATTGATGGAACAGGGAAATATCGGATGATGCTTAAATACTCAGTGCCTTCTTAGGCTCTGTAGAATATCTCATTTAAATTCATCATGTGATCGAGCGTGCGTGACATGGTTGTAGACCATTATTTTTGCGGGAAACATTGCGGTGTTTGATCATCGGAATTCAGAGAAGGAGATTAAGGTAACAGATTATCTTATTCATCTTTTCGGATTGTGCCGGCTTCGCCGGACCCTTCGGGATAATCCCGATTATTCATGACTTCCGATGAGTTGACCTTATTATCCCCTGTACCATTATGTTTCCGATAGCTCTGCGAAAAATAATAGATAAACAAAGAACAGTACGACCACACGCCGCAGGCGGCACATTCCTTCGCTGCCACTCTGAAGACTATTGAAATAATGTAGTTGTTAAAAATTTCTGGTTCTCAAAGGTGTATTGGCAGAATTTCTACAGACCCTCTCCATGATATAGTTGAACAAAATTAACAGTTATATCCTGAGAATTTACCGGTCATCTCAGTGATATCGACCCTTATGACCGCTACCTTGCCCAGAACCTCATCCGGGTAAGAGTTCTTCATTTCACCGGCATACTTCTCCATCAGAAGATCGAGGGCTTTTACCTTATCCTCTGCATCTGTTATGATGGAAGCATTTCCATGACCGATGATACTGTAGTATTTCATGCTCCAGCCACAACTTGTTGGTGCTGGCGTTACCTCAGCCCTGTATTCCATTTCAAAGCAGATATGGGGGTTCTCATTGATGAGATCCATCTTCTTTCCGGCCTTTGCTGCATGCAGGTAGAGAGCATTATCGTGGTATGCAAAGTTCATCGGTACCACATAAGGGACATTATCCCTGCACATGCTAATTCTGCATATGATAGCCTCGTTGAGGATGGTTTCCATCATCATGTCATCCCGGATCTGCTTCTCAGGCCTTCTCATAGCACATCAATCCTCAGTCTGTAGCTGGCGGGAAATTTGCATTGATAATATCCTCCACCTCATCCAGCCATTCCTGGCGCTGCTCAGGGGAACTGCCGGCAATGGTCCTGAACATCCTGCGATGGAAATTGATGACACCACAAAAGTCGAAGATACAGTCCTTCCATATCCTCTCAAGCGGGTCGCCAAAAACAGTGTTCTCCCGTTCCTCCGGCGTATTGGAAGTATTGAACACTATCGCCGCCTTCGCTTTCAGAAGGCCGATCGGAAGCCCGGAGCCGTCGTCATCCTCAGAGAACCTGTATGCCACATCCTCCCTGAGCACACGGTCAACCCATCCTTTCAGAATGGCTGGCGGCTGACCCCACCAGTTGGGATGGACGATGATGATTCCATCCGCTTCCCTGATCTCTGACCAGTGAGTTAGGACCAGAGGATCATCAGAACGGTCAGCCACAAGTTCCTCACCCTGAAGAATCGGGTCAAACCCTTCTCTGTGCAGGTCATGGAAACGGACATCATGTCCGCCAGTCTCTAAAGTCTCGACCACCTTTGAAGCAATAGCATGGTTGAAACTCTTCTCATAAGGATGTCCGAGTATAACAGAGATATTCACAATATCCACCTTTCCAGCACATTACCGCAGAGGATTGGATAGTTAAACCGTTCAGATAAGATAATCAACGACCACGCGGTCTTCAGCTATCTTTCCAACGAATTCCGCAACCTTCAGGTGCTCAGGATGATCCTGGTATACTTTGAGGGCTTCCTCATCCTTGAACTCAGAATAAAGAGCAACATCATAGGCAGCAGCAGATGAATTGACATTGAGTCCCACTTCGATCATCTCTATCTCAGGTATGACATCCCGGAGGGTCTCAAGCATTTCCTTCATGAACAGTGCATTCTTGACATTGGTGTTCCCTTCAGCCTGCTCCTTCAATTTCCACATCACTATATGCTTTAACATGAAATTTACCTCATCCTGAAATTGTTAACATGTATCTTATGTTTAACTATTAACTGAAGGCATGACGTAAGAAAAATCATTGATGTCTATCGCTGATGCCTGACAGAACGCCTTATATATATAAATAATAACAAAGTGAAATAGGGCTTTGTAATGGCTCACGATTCAGGTGATGAGGACGAGGACTACGAGATAGAGGTCGTCGAGGAATACATAGGAGATTACGGAAGTGTACGCTCCATAGTGCGTGAGGCGTTGCCATTCGAGCTCATGGCCACCATCGGAGGTGTCATCTCAGGACTTATCCTCTCAGGTATGAGCAACGAACTGGAACTGATACCAGGACTTATCGTCATCACTCCGGCAGTACTGGGAATGCGGGGGAACATCTCCTGTACACTTGGCTCCCGTCTTGGAAGTGCCATACATATGGGTCTTATAACAAAGATAGACCGCAATCCCGAGCTTGTGAACAACGTTTCAGGTTCACTTCTTCTCAGTCTAATCATGTCCATAATACTTGGAATTGCAGGACATATCATAACCGTCGCACTGGGTCTTCAGAGCGCAGGTGTCTTCAGTCTTACAATGATAGCAGTCCTTGCAGGTGTTTCCTCAGGGCTTATCCTGGCAGTTGTAGCGGTCTTCCTTGCACTGGGTATGTTTCGTTTCGGATTCGATCCTGACAACGTAGTTACACCTGCAATTGCCACCATCGGTGACATAGTATCAATGATAATGCTCTTCCTGGCAGCAAGGGTGGTGCTTATGATATGAGCTACTACACAGTGCGCGGAATAGTCAACAGGGGCTTCCCCATACTCTTTGTTACGTCCATCATAGGCATATTCTCAGGACAGATACTCAACATCGAGATAGAGAAACTTGTCTCCATGCCGATAATACTCGTACTGATACCCGCACTTATCAAGATAGGCGGTGATACCGGAAGTATGCTGGGGGCCAGGCTTTCCTCATCCTTCCATATGGGTCTTGGTAGCCACCTTAGCAGGAACCCTGTTGTCCGCAACAGCGTCTATGCAGCCATGATAGTAGGACTTACAGCCTGCGTGTTCGTTGCCATAACCGTATGGATAGCAGGGCTGGTATTTGACATGGGGATCCCATTCACAAAACTTCTGGCACTTTGCCTGATAGCCGGTTCCTTCGAACTGCTGGTGGTGTTCTCAGCAACCATTGGTATCGCATTTGCATCTCACAGGTTCGGAGTGGATCCCGATGACACAGTGATCCCGCTTATAGCTACATTCGGTGATCTTATCGGTGTCACAGGGATATTCGCAACCATGCATCTCCTGAACCTTATCTAATATATATTTTAAAAACAAAATAAAGAACAAGAATACATTGAACGGTAGAAATCTATGAGTCCCAAGGAAATAAGATATGTCCCACGAAATCTCAAGGATCTGTTGATCGAGATGAAGGATACTTCCGAACTCATGGTAGACCTTGCATATTCTGCAATGGTGTACGATGACGAGGATATAGCCGAAGAGGTTGTCCGGCTTGAAGAGAAGATGGATACACTTGACTATCACATGAAAATAGCTGCAATGCTCAGCACAAGGCGTGTCGAGGAAGCTGAGGAGATGTCCGGTGTGCTTCAGGTAGCACGCGCATCAGAGAACATTGCCAATGCGGCCGGTGATATCGCAAAGATCGTACTGATGGACATGGGTATCCCAATGGAATTAAAACTCGCAATGCGTGAGGCTGATGAGACCATTACAAGGGCAACGATAGGAGAGGAATCTGAAATTGCCGGCAGGAACCTCGAGGATATCGAATTTGACACTGAGGCCGGGATGTGGATCATTGCCATCCGCAGGAACGATGAGTGGATCTACGATCCTGATCATGAGACACGATTAAGACCGGACGATGTGCTCTTTGCACGCGGTCATGACGAAGGTGTACCTCTTTTCATGGAACTTGTTACCGGAAGGAAGTATATCCCAAGGGAGATCCAGCATGAAAGGTTCCTTATCGACCTTGAAAGAGCTGTTGACATAATAGTCGAGATGAAGAACATGGGAGAACTTTCAGTAGGACTTGCATATTCCGCTCTTCTCTTCGACAACGAGGACATCGCATACGAGGTCAGGGCCCTTGAAGTCGAAATGGATTCCATGAAACATGAGCTACAGCACTGGGTCCTTGAGACTGCAAAGCATGTACCGGATGTCAATATCCTTCGTGGCCTTCTCCAGCTTGCGAACTCAGCAGAGGCAATATCAGATGCTGCATATACCATTGCTGATACGGTCCTCAGGGATATCGATCTTCATCCTATCATCACGATAGCCGTAAGGGAATCCGATGAGGTGATCACCAAACTGATCGTACAGGACTGCTCACCTATTATCGAGAAGACATTCGGCCAGTTGAAGCTTGAAACTGAAACTGGTGTCCATGTAATGGCTATCAAAAGAGATGAGAGATGGGTCTACAGGCCAAATAAGAGAACTGTTGTCAAAGCAGGTGACATCCTGGTAGCAAGAGGTTCACACACAGGAGAAGAAGCACTGTTCGAGATGTGTGCCTGTCCGCTTGACGATAAAAATGGATCCTGATCCTTTGATCAGGATATTCAATTAAGTACTAAGCTTTAAGCCAATATTTCTACGGAACCGTCCTTCTTACCGATGTAGACCTCGTCTGCATTGGTAAAGATGCCGTGTTCCACAATTCCGGCAACCTGTGAAAGGAGAGCTGATGTTACTACAGGATTCTCTATCACACCGAAACTTGCATCGATAACGAAGTTACCGTTATCTGTTATCACAGGACCGTCCTTCCTTGATGCAAGACGCAGCTCAGGTTTTCCGCCTATCCTGCATACCTGCTGTGAGACATACTCCTTTGCATAAGGAAGTACTTCCAGTGGCACGTAGTGGTTAAGCTGCTCACTGTATTTTGATTCATCAGCGACCACAACAAAGCGCTCTGCGGAACGGGATACAACCTTCTCACGTGTGTGTGCTGCACCGCCGCCCTTGATCACATTCAGACCTTTATCGATCTGGTCGGCACCATCGATGGCAATATCAAGGTTTGGGTGCTCTGCAAGTGATGTAAGGGTGATACCTGCCTGGATGGCGAGCATCTCTGACTGGTATGATGTCACTACTGCAATTATGTCAAGACCTTCGTCAACACGCCTTCCAAGCTCGGCTATGGTATAGGCGGTGGTGGAGCCGGTACCAAGACCGACGACCATGCCATCCTGCACAAGGTCTGCTGCAGCGATACCTGCAGCTTTCTTCTCAGGACTCTCTCCTGTTGGGTTCCTTTCTTTCATGAACTTATCCGCCTTATCAGGGTTATGGTGAAAGTCTGCGCCTGTCCCTTGGGAAGAGTACTACATCACGGATGTTGTCTACACCAAGCATTGTCATGACAAGTCTCTCGCAACCGATACCCCATCCTGCATGTGGTGGCATACCGTATCTGAAAGCCTTGAGATAGAACTCGAATCCTTCTGGGTCAAGACCCTGTGACTCGATCCTCTCGATGAGAAGCTCAGGGATGTGTATACGCTGTGCACCTGATGAGAGTTCCATTGTCCTGTGCATCATATCGAATCCCTTTGAAAGGATCGGGTTGTCCTCGTAAGGCATTGCATAGAACGGCTTGATCTCGGTTGGCCAGTCGATGATGAAATAGTGTGATTCGCCGGTCTCTTTGAACACATACTCACCGATAGTATGCTCGGCAGCGGTTCCAAGGTCGTCTCCCCAGTTGAGCATCTCGTCTGTGTTCGCGTTGACGATCTCGATCGCCTCGTCATAGGTGACTCTCTTGAATGGAACCTGTGGGACCTTAAGTTCGACACCAAGGACTGCAAGTGAGTCTGATGCGTTCTCAATGACCTGCTCGTAGATGTAGGCCACCATGTTCTCAAGCACTTCCATTACATCGAAGTGGTCACAGAAACTTGCCTCGATATCAATGGATGTTGCTTCGTTGAGGTGCCTGCGGGTGTCGTGTTCCTCTGCCCTGAAGATAGGACCGATCTCGAATACCCTGTCAAGTCCGCCTGACATGAGGATCTGCTTGAAGAGCTGAGGACTCTGGTTGAGGAATGCCTCCCTGTCGAAGTATGTGATCGGGAAGAGTGATGTTCCACCTTCTGTTGCTGTTGCAACGACCTTTGGACTGGAGGTCTCGATGAAGCCGTTATCTGTAAGGTATCCTCTGACTGCCTTGAGGACTTCGTGTCTTACCTTGAAGACAGCTGTTGTTCCCTCACGCCTGAGGTCGATGAACCTTGAATCAAGACGTGTGTCAAGTTCTGCCTCTACCTTTCCGGTGGTGTCCATTGGGAGTGGTGATTCTGCCTCGTTGAGGAGCTTTATCTCATCAGGGATGAGCTCATATCCGTTTGGAGCCTTACCTTCCGGCTTGACGCTTCCTGTGATGGAAACTACGGATTCCCTGACAAGTTTCCTTGCCTGGTCCAGAAGTTCCGGGTCAGTCTTCTTCTTCACGAGTGTGATCTGGGATCTTCCTGTACGGTCCCTGACCACAACAAAACAAATTCCACCAAGGTCACGTACCTCGTGTACCCAGCCAGCTACAGTGACCTTCTGGTCACCCACTTCCTCCGGGTCAATCTGTGACGCATAATGTGTTCTGAGATCTGCTAATGACATATATTCACCTGATCATTGTATTAATATAATAGACTGATTCGCTAATACCTAATTTATTCGTTATAAAGGTTTGTGGACAAAGGATTAGGTAATGTTGCCTACATATTCTAACGTTGTCTGCTCTATAAGAATTCTGCAAATTCCAACTTTGAACTCACTAATTTTCACTAGCTACATTATTTCGATAGTTTTCAGATAGTAGTTTATAAGTAACTTCAACCATCCCGGAGGGTCCGGCGAAGCCGGCACAATCCAAAATAGTAATAATCTGTTGCCTTTTTCTGAATACAGGCAATTAAAAATGCGATATTTTCCACAAAATTGATAGTCCACAACCATGATATGCATGCACACTCACCGAAAACAGGCAAACAAGAATTTCTATGGAGACATAAATCCCTCTTTATTAATTTTATTCACGTCGTGCTAAAAAATAAGTTTATATAGTTTGCAATTTCTATAGTTGCATGTAGAACAGTTAAATATATTTGAACTAATGATTGAATTCATGTTAAAATTGACAATCAAATTTTCCAGGATTCAACAGCATGAGTGGTGGTACTTTGAACTTAAAAAACGTATTAATGCTAGTTTTATTGCTAGTTGCATCCATGGGAGTTGCATCAGCGAACAATTTTTCTGAAACAACAGCTAAACCCAGTAACTTTGTGTGGGACGAAAACACAGCTTCTTCAAATACATACACATGGGATGCCAGAACATTTTCGGGTTTTTACTATGATCTGGATTCCGGCAATTACTCCGAATCAATGACAATAAATATGGATAACTGTTGTGACAGAATTATAGAAGAAGGAGACCTTGAATATTCAACAATTCCTATTAACATCGATTTTAAACATGGTGACTGGGGTTCATATCAGGTAATCGGGTTTATTGGAGAGAAATACTTTTCGGGCTATACCAGTGATACAAAATTTCCTGGTGACGAGGCAAGTCTGATACCTGATGGTATAATTACAAAGATCCTAATTGATGATAACAGAAATGTACCATTCAATTCCAGCTCTCCAATTCTCCTTGAAAACGGATATATACTGAATCTTGTAGAAGTCGATACCAGTGGATCTCGTGCATTTATCACACTTGAAAAAGATGGGGAACTTCTGGATACCGGTATTGTGGCAGCAGATGACGACTACGTATATGAGATCAATCTCAGAAATAACGATGTACCAATTATAGTAGTTCACTTCAATAATATTACTCATGGAAATGAAACAAATCCTGTATTTGTCAATGGTATATTCCAGGTATCAGAGGATTATTTGTTGTTAGAAGAAGGTGATTTGTACTCTGAAATGGAACTCACTTATTATTCTGATAATGGTATCGGAATGGAAAATGATAATCAAATTAACCTGTCAAAAGGTAACATCATTCAATTAATGGGTGATATATGCTTAAAAGTTGCTGATGATGATAATCTCAGATTTGCACCCTTTGTAAACAAAGAGACAGGAAACACATACTATTTGAGAGGTACTGTTGCAGAAAATGACACTTTTACCTGGACACCTTTGAATTTCGCAGGTTTCTATTATAATATGGATAGTAACATCGGTTCTGAAAAACTTGAAGTCATCAGCCTTGATGACAGGATGATAGAAGAAGGGAACCTTGAATACACAAGCACTATTCAGGAAGTTGATTTCAAAGCAAATTATAGTGATTTGGACCCTGCAGAGTTTCCTGCAAAATATCCGGTCATGGGATTATTTGGGGAGATGTATGTGCCTCTTCGGAGCGATACTCCGAATAAATTGACAGAACTACTTATTGATAAAGACGAAAAACACTTGCTTACCGTTGAAGAGCCAGTGGAGATAGGTGGTGGCTATGCAGTTTCATTAGAAGCTACCAACAACACAGTTAAAATGATGTTACTCTACCTATTCAAGGATAGTGAACGAATAGACAGTGAAATTCTAAGCGTAGGTGACAATGGTGCTACACTTGTTTATAAGGATGATATTTCAACAGAAGATGACATCGATATTTTACGAGTACACTTTAGCAATATGTCCCATAATCAAACAACAATTGATGGTATCTGGTTAAGGGATGAGGAGAATTGTATTGATATTAATATTGGTGACTCTTTTGGAAAACTAACTGTTTCAGAGATAGGAGCTAATCATCTAAAAATGGAAAATACTGAAAATGTAACTCTTTTCCAAAATTCAGTTATTGAAATTACAGAGAATTACGCATTCAGGGTAGCAGATGATAATGACCTACGTTACTATCCATACACTGAGATAACGCCACTAAACGCATTAACTTTTAATTCTTTTAGTCCGGCGACTATTAATCCTGAATCTTACAACGGAAATATAACAACATTCAATGTAGAATTAAATCAGGAGGCAGATGTCACCTGGGTTCTGGATGATGTAATACTTTACACAAACACATCGGTAACAACTGCTTCATATATCAATACCAGTGCAAAAATTGGAATCCATAACCTGAAAGTAACTGCAAAGAATGAGAATGGATATGCTGAAAAACAATGGACATGGATTGTGACTGAGCATCCTTTTGAGTTTATAAACATTGAGCCTGCAGGGGACTGTTCTGTAATAATTGGAGGAACTACGGACTTTAATGTGAACATGCCGTACAATTGTACAATTGAATGGTATTTGGACAACAATTTGGTTCAAACTGATAACAATGTAACCTCATCAAATTACACGTTTGATTCTTTGATAAACAACATATCTTCACGTTCAAGTCATTCTATTAAGGCAGTAGCTTCAAACGGGAATGAAACATGCCAGAAGGAATGGCATTGTTCTGTATATTTGATAACACTTCGTTCTGGACTAACATGGGAACTAAAAGATGGATATTCTCTAACACTTTCGAGTGTAGATACTACTGGAGATAAAGCCCTGCTTAACCTGAGTAAAAACGAAGAACTTGTGGACCAACGAATTGTACCAGCTGAAAGTTATTACTGTTACAACAGGTCTATTAATGGAATTGAACAGAACATTATCAAAGTATATGTATCAGACATCTTCCAAGGGCAAATTGATAGTCTAGTTGTCATTGAAGAACTACAGCAATATTCAGATGCAGGCACATTAGATACTAATCCTGTAAAATTGCTGGGACTTGGAGATATATGGACTCTTGGAAGTGGTTACTCATTATCTATTGTCGGAGTTGATGAAAAAGAAGATTATTGTATAATTTCCCTTGACAAGGATGGCACAATAGTGGATGAACGTATTATCAACAGCAATACTATCTATAGATATCAGAGAACAAATGAAACAACAGACAACATTGAGACAATTATTGAGATACCAATTTTCAATGTGTTTAATTCGATCCCAGAAGAATATGTAGAATTTTCAAGCAACTATACACTCTACTCCGATGAAGGTACAGTTGATACTGATTCCTTTGTACTGATCAGGTCAGGTGAACTCTGGGAACTTAATAATGGATATGCTATTGGTATTGAAGAGATATCTGACAAAAAAGCATTGGTAACAATTGAAAAGAATGGTATTGTAGTTGATCGTGACATTATTGATGAGAACAGCATTTACAATTACGAAAGGCTGGAATCTATAAATGGAACTATCAAAACAATAATTACGATTAATTCATCAAAGATATTCAACGGGAATTTTGAAGACTACATTGAATTCAATTTGGACTATCAGGTTAATTCTGACACAGGTACAGTGGCTCTTAATGACAAAAGTATAGTTGAAGCTGGAAGTACATTGGAATGGGATAATGGCTATAGCATTAGTTTAGTTTCAACAGGCATCAACAATAAAAAAGCTATGTTCTCTCTGGACAAAGACGGAGAATTATATGATGAATTTATTCTGGATGTTGGAGACTACTACTACCTCAACAGAACAATAGATGGAACTGAACTGACGATTGTCAGGTTCCAGTTAGAGAACGTTTTTACTGGAGAGAACAACAATATTGTCACCATAAATAGAATTATAGAGAACCCTGATATTTCTGGTGATGATATAAGCATTACAACTACTGAGAAAGACACCTTCAGGATCAGAAGTCAGAACTACAATGGACTTGATCTTACTGATATCATTGGCTACAATGACACAGACTCGATTAAAATTAATTCATCAGGTTTTGCCGGTTTCTTTTACGATATAGATAAAGGTATTTCAACTGAAACGCTTACAATATTCGGTGGTTCTTATATTAATGGGACTTTGATCGAGACAAATGGAACTGTGTATGCCTCCAGAAGAATGCCAATTGAATATGAAAGCAGCAATATAGAAGGTTACTACGATTGTATTGGGCTTTTTGGAGAAAGATATGTTCCAATTAGTGAGAATACCCTCAATAAGACTGCAAAATTAGTTATTGATACTAACGAAAATATTGTATTAGAGACAAAGCAAAGTCTTTACCTTCCAAGTGGTTATGAGATCACTCCAAAAGGAATCGATGTTGAAGGAGAAAAAGTATGGATTGAATTATCTAAAAACGGAGAGTTCCTTGAAGATGAAGTTATTAATGTATTAAATAATGAGATGTGGGTCTATGATAAAGATCTTGCTGGTGAAGATGATGTTATTGTCATGAAAATGAAAGTAACTGATATAATTCAGCAGAAGGATGGTAACGGAATAACCGTTATTGAGGGCTTGTGGCTGATTGACTTCGAAAATATTGTCGAAATAAATGTAGGCGATAACTTTGGTGAAATGCAGGTATCCAAAATTACAGCAGATCACCTCGAAATGACAAATCCAAATTCAATCGAGCTTGAACGAAATTCCATCGTTGAGCTTACAGACAAATATTCCTTTATGGTAGCAGACAAAGATGAACTGGAATTCTGCCTTGTGGAAGAACCTGGGGATTCCAGCACATGCGAAGTTCGTGGAACTATTTCAGAAAATGCTGCCATCTCTGAATGGACTCCTGTAAACTTCGAAGGGTTCTATCATGGGTTTAGTGATAATGGTGGAACAGAAACACTTGTGGCTAATATTTCTGATAGCGAGATAGAGAATAGAAACCTGATATACCAGACCAGCCCTGCAAATGTGGATTTCAGGCATGATGAATGGGGTGAATATTCTGCCATTGGATTCCTTGGTGAAAAATACCTTGCATCTTACACCGGGTCAACCGGGTTTGAGCTGAACGCTACAAACCTGCTTTCAACTAACAGGTTATCCAGAGTCCTTATTGATTCTAATGATG containing:
- a CDS encoding Dabb family protein, with translation MLKHIVMWKLKEQAEGNTNVKNALFMKEMLETLRDVIPEIEMIEVGLNVNSSAAAYDVALYSEFKDEEALKVYQDHPEHLKVAEFVGKIAEDRVVVDYLI
- a CDS encoding magnesium transporter — protein: MAHDSGDEDEDYEIEVVEEYIGDYGSVRSIVREALPFELMATIGGVISGLILSGMSNELELIPGLIVITPAVLGMRGNISCTLGSRLGSAIHMGLITKIDRNPELVNNVSGSLLLSLIMSIILGIAGHIITVALGLQSAGVFSLTMIAVLAGVSSGLILAVVAVFLALGMFRFGFDPDNVVTPAIATIGDIVSMIMLFLAARVVLMI
- a CDS encoding pyridoxamine 5'-phosphate oxidase family protein, producing MRRPEKQIRDDMMMETILNEAIICRISMCRDNVPYVVPMNFAYHDNALYLHAAKAGKKMDLINENPHICFEMEYRAEVTPAPTSCGWSMKYYSIIGHGNASIITDAEDKVKALDLLMEKYAGEMKNSYPDEVLGKVAVIRVDITEMTGKFSGYNC
- a CDS encoding TrkA C-terminal domain-containing protein, which encodes MSPKEIRYVPRNLKDLLIEMKDTSELMVDLAYSAMVYDDEDIAEEVVRLEEKMDTLDYHMKIAAMLSTRRVEEAEEMSGVLQVARASENIANAAGDIAKIVLMDMGIPMELKLAMREADETITRATIGEESEIAGRNLEDIEFDTEAGMWIIAIRRNDEWIYDPDHETRLRPDDVLFARGHDEGVPLFMELVTGRKYIPREIQHERFLIDLERAVDIIVEMKNMGELSVGLAYSALLFDNEDIAYEVRALEVEMDSMKHELQHWVLETAKHVPDVNILRGLLQLANSAEAISDAAYTIADTVLRDIDLHPIITIAVRESDEVITKLIVQDCSPIIEKTFGQLKLETETGVHVMAIKRDERWVYRPNKRTVVKAGDILVARGSHTGEEALFEMCACPLDDKNGS
- the rpiA gene encoding ribose-5-phosphate isomerase RpiA, whose amino-acid sequence is MKERNPTGESPEKKAAGIAAADLVQDGMVVGLGTGSTTAYTIAELGRRVDEGLDIIAVVTSYQSEMLAIQAGITLTSLAEHPNLDIAIDGADQIDKGLNVIKGGGAAHTREKVVSRSAERFVVVADESKYSEQLNHYVPLEVLPYAKEYVSQQVCRIGGKPELRLASRKDGPVITDNGNFVIDASFGVIENPVVTSALLSQVAGIVEHGIFTNADEVYIGKKDGSVEILA
- a CDS encoding magnesium transporter, coding for MSYYTVRGIVNRGFPILFVTSIIGIFSGQILNIEIEKLVSMPIILVLIPALIKIGGDTGSMLGARLSSSFHMGLGSHLSRNPVVRNSVYAAMIVGLTACVFVAITVWIAGLVFDMGIPFTKLLALCLIAGSFELLVVFSATIGIAFASHRFGVDPDDTVIPLIATFGDLIGVTGIFATMHLLNLI
- a CDS encoding NAD(P)H-dependent oxidoreductase, translated to MNISVILGHPYEKSFNHAIASKVVETLETGGHDVRFHDLHREGFDPILQGEELVADRSDDPLVLTHWSEIREADGIIIVHPNWWGQPPAILKGWVDRVLREDVAYRFSEDDDGSGLPIGLLKAKAAIVFNTSNTPEERENTVFGDPLERIWKDCIFDFCGVINFHRRMFRTIAGSSPEQRQEWLDEVEDIINANFPPATD
- the aspS gene encoding aspartate--tRNA(Asn) ligase, which codes for MSLADLRTHYASQIDPEEVGDQKVTVAGWVHEVRDLGGICFVVVRDRTGRSQITLVKKKTDPELLDQARKLVRESVVSITGSVKPEGKAPNGYELIPDEIKLLNEAESPLPMDTTGKVEAELDTRLDSRFIDLRREGTTAVFKVRHEVLKAVRGYLTDNGFIETSSPKVVATATEGGTSLFPITYFDREAFLNQSPQLFKQILMSGGLDRVFEIGPIFRAEEHDTRRHLNEATSIDIEASFCDHFDVMEVLENMVAYIYEQVIENASDSLAVLGVELKVPQVPFKRVTYDEAIEIVNANTDEMLNWGDDLGTAAEHTIGEYVFKETGESHYFIIDWPTEIKPFYAMPYEDNPILSKGFDMMHRTMELSSGAQRIHIPELLIERIESQGLDPEGFEFYLKAFRYGMPPHAGWGIGCERLVMTMLGVDNIRDVVLFPRDRRRLSP